TATGATTAATATACATCTGTTTTCCGTCTTTAAGCGTTATTTTAAAGCATTTTTCTCCAGGTTTAATATTAAAGTATGATATTTTTCCATCAACTGTACTTCCTGCAAATATTACACCGGGTTTATTAGTAAACATTCTACAAATTTCGTCCGGCGGATCTACTTCCTCTATTTTAACTATAGAGGATTTTTGAATTTTAATGGGAGAAAAATTAGGGATATTAATTATTATTTCTTTATCAGTTTCTTCTACTGACATAATTATTACTTAATGTTATAACTAATAAATTTTGCTAAGTTAAGTATAAAAACAATACTCTACTTAATGCGTTCATGAGTATGCTTTAGCTAATATAATTATACTTAATTTTTAGGTTTTTTAATCGCGGATGCAAGATCCAGAATTTAACATTTACTAGTGTAATCATACTTTATAGAATAATTTAATTAATAATATTGAGTTAAAATGGAAGTTAGAGTTAAATAAGAAAATATTAAATCATTTAAAAACTCGTTAGTTCTATATGAATAAAAACTTTTTTTACTTTGATAATCTATTTTAATATATGGAAGAAACAATAGAAAGAAGCAATATTGTAGAAAATGAAGAAAAATGGCATAATATTAAATGTTGTTATAGATTAACTGAAACAGAAATAGCATGTTTCGTTAAATTATTACAATTAAGAAAACCAATAACTTCAATAGAATTAGCACATGAAATGAAATATAGTAAAACTACTGTTGAAACTAGTTTAAGAAAGCTAGTAGAACTAGGTTTGATAATCAGAGAAAAAATAGAAGGATCTAGAATAGGTAGGCCAAAATACATATATCGTCTACCAGATGTTATATGGGAAAAAATAGAGAAAGATCTCAATAAATGCAGTGAAAGTATGAAGAACACAAAATTATGATTATTATTTTTATATCTATATAAATATAAGATAAGATTTTTTAATGTATGCTCATTTAATGATATTTAAATTTAAGAATTAGCATTTTAATAAATTGTGACTTCAGTTTACTAAAACCTATCCTTAACTAGATAAATTATAATTCGACAAAAGATATATAGTAGTGGATAGCTTATCCAAATATAATGACATGGAATTATGTAACACCTGGCATACCAGATGAAGAATTTGTAAGAGATGAAAAAGTACCTATGACCAAAGAAGAGATAAGGTCTATTTTAGTCTCAAAATTAAGACTAAATAAGGGATATAAGGTTGTAGATATAGGAAGCGGTACTGGTAGTGTAACTATAGAGTTAGGCTTAT
This genomic window from Acidianus manzaensis contains:
- a CDS encoding helix-turn-helix domain-containing protein, with amino-acid sequence MEETIERSNIVENEEKWHNIKCCYRLTETEIACFVKLLQLRKPITSIELAHEMKYSKTTVETSLRKLVELGLIIREKIEGSRIGRPKYIYRLPDVIWEKIEKDLNKCSESMKNTKL